The proteins below come from a single Caenibius sp. WL genomic window:
- a CDS encoding endonuclease yields the protein MQLALGDDPRTEQLRDIQRRLIAGFGRIMRPPEKRRDPVWALVQGVIGARTKTAVSNASTDRMLAHYGSWDAVADAPLDALTAQLATATFPELMAQRLKACLLTIRQQCGRVDLSHLAAMDTAQAMAWLETLPGVARKVSAGVVNTSTLDRKAMVIDTNHRRVLQRMGLVPAKADTARAYEALDPAWPPEWTAGDFDEHHLLMKRVGQTFCRPSHHDCARCPLQPHCRTGQAGTAGKRP from the coding sequence ATGCAACTGGCCCTTGGCGACGATCCGCGCACGGAGCAGCTCCGCGATATTCAGCGGCGGCTGATCGCCGGTTTCGGGCGCATCATGCGCCCGCCGGAAAAGCGCCGCGATCCCGTGTGGGCGCTGGTGCAGGGGGTGATCGGCGCGCGGACCAAGACCGCCGTTTCCAACGCTTCGACCGACCGCATGCTGGCGCATTACGGATCGTGGGACGCGGTGGCCGATGCGCCGCTCGATGCGCTGACCGCACAGCTCGCCACCGCGACATTCCCCGAATTGATGGCGCAGCGATTGAAAGCCTGTCTCCTCACCATCCGGCAGCAGTGCGGGAGAGTCGATCTGTCGCATCTCGCCGCGATGGACACCGCGCAGGCGATGGCCTGGCTGGAAACGCTGCCCGGCGTGGCGCGCAAGGTTTCGGCTGGGGTGGTCAACACCAGCACGCTCGACCGCAAGGCGATGGTGATCGACACCAACCACCGCCGTGTGCTTCAGCGCATGGGGCTCGTCCCGGCCAAAGCGGACACCGCCCGCGCTTACGAAGCGCTCGATCCGGCATGGCCGCCCGAATGGACGGCGGGCGATTTCGACGAACATCACCTGCTGATGAAACGCGTCGGCCAGACGTTCTGCCGCCCATCGCACCACGATTGCGCCCGCTGCCCCTTGCAGCCGCATTGCCGCACAGGGCAGGCCGGAACAGCCGGGAAACGGCCATGA